AGAACGCGAAGACCGGCGCGATGAGGTAGGCGAACGCGACGTGGTTGGGCCTCAGCTGGGGGTAGAGGTGCGGTATgaggaggatggaggcggccgaCAAGGCGATgtagccggcgacggcggccggatCGAACACTCGGTCGCGGAGGAACacctgcgcccgccgccggtcgtcgaagttccgcgccggcggccggtcgTCGACGCCAAGGCACATGAACGGCTGCGCGGCCAGCTGGGAATGCCGCCGCTTGCGCATCGCGCGGAGCGTCCGGAGCAGGATGcagagcaggaggaagaggccGTCCGCGAGGACCATGGATATCCCGATGAACATCCCGTAGGCGCCGTGGTTGCCACGAGGGTACCAGATGCCCTCCTTCGTCTTGACGTACGGCAGCAAGACCCCATTTGCCAGCAGGGACCCCGCGACCATCGAGATGGTGATCTTGTACGGGCTGAACAACCCGACGCCGATGTTGGTCATCGAGCAGTCGAAGAAGAACCTGAAAAGTTGCATGTTGTTTTGGATCGAGCAGAGGTTAATTACTCATTCATGAAGTTCTTGTTTAATTCATGGTGTTTAATTTGTGTACTCACCCACTTCGAGCTGCGGTGAGGCCAAAGATCGGGAACGACTGGAAGCCGCAGCCCTCGCCGCCTGCGAAGAACCACTGCCATAGCGACCACGCCAAGGTCCCGCCGAAGGTTTTGAACATGGCTGACACCTGCTTACTGTGGCATGGAAACGTGTTTAGACAAATCTTGCGTTATGACTCTTAATTTGGTGGATCAATTGGCGGTTTAATTACCTTGCTTGTTTGGCGCCGAGCGGCGTGTGCATGCTGTTGATGAGGTGCGCCGTGGCCGTGCCGGTCGGGAACGTGAGGTGGTGCCGGATGATGAGGCTGTTCCTGAAGGGCATGACGGCGAACATGCCGGCGAAGCTGGTGAGGAAGAGGAACGCGACCAGGCGGCCGATCTGGGGCTCCTCGACGTTCCTGCCGCCGttctcggcgccgccgtcgtcctcggccGAGCTCCTGCTCATCGCCAGGATGTAGGACCCGAACCCACCTGCGCATATGCTCATCCGTTAGGCAAGATCGAAGGCACAGCGTGGAGTTTTCACAGAGGGAAGTGCGCGTACCCGTGTTCGCGATGTTGGAGCAGGCGACGGCGAAGGTGAGGATGAGGGCGTTCTCCTGGCGGGTGAAGGggagctgcgccgccgccgccccgcagcCGTGGAGCACGCGCGTCCACGCCCGGGAGAGGAAGAAGCCCAGGAGCCCCGCGGGGACGGTGAGGTGCGGCAGGTACCCCGACGTGAGGCTCAGCTTCATGACCACGGTGCTGAGCGTGGCGCCGAGCACGACGCTCACGGCCACCGACCGCGCCGTGATCAtctccgacggcgacggcacaGGCTCCCCCTCGAACACCTGCTCCGTCGacgggccggtggcggcggtggcggcggcatcctcctcctcccacgccTGCTGGTC
This portion of the Setaria viridis chromosome 7, Setaria_viridis_v4.0, whole genome shotgun sequence genome encodes:
- the LOC117863327 gene encoding probable metal-nicotianamine transporter YSL17, with product MESPANGTDDQQAWEEEDAAATAATGPSTEQVFEGEPVPSPSEMITARSVAVSVVLGATLSTVVMKLSLTSGYLPHLTVPAGLLGFFLSRAWTRVLHGCGAAAAQLPFTRQENALILTFAVACSNIANTGGFGSYILAMSRSSAEDDGGAENGGRNVEEPQIGRLVAFLFLTSFAGMFAVMPFRNSLIIRHHLTFPTGTATAHLINSMHTPLGAKQASKQVSAMFKTFGGTLAWSLWQWFFAGGEGCGFQSFPIFGLTAARSGFFFDCSMTNIGVGLFSPYKITISMVAGSLLANGVLLPYVKTKEGIWYPRGNHGAYGMFIGISMVLADGLFLLLCILLRTLRAMRKRRHSQLAAQPFMCLGVDDRPPARNFDDRRRAQVFLRDRVFDPAAVAGYIALSAASILLIPHLYPQLRPNHVAFAYLIAPVFAFCNAYGTGMTDVSVAPTYGRIAVLAFGSWVGLGNGGLVAGLAAGVILVSAVATASDLMQVFRTGYLTLTSPHAVFIGQIAGTVVGCVINPLIFWMLYGVYNGGDGAPDASFAKMYRGMAMLALSQQGLPRHSLLLCKVFFAMTLAVNVLGEVSARRGWRGGRYLPCTIAVAVAFFLPPEIPIGMFIGSIVMYLWRRLDGDGARARSPAVAAGLICGDGVGTLLWSMLKLSNARPPMCIMFLTPSVNKRLDAFLATVSTSP